A single region of the Gemmatimonadales bacterium genome encodes:
- a CDS encoding porin gives MARVLAIATSAAFATGAAAQTPNIRVAGRVQTQFATASGDSTGSFNPSAVVSSSYEIRRLRIQADVRLGDNINMVLQPSFEMGALRMRDAYLRVVLWHNPTSGFGLTMGQEKKPFNRYELTSSNNLLSIERGARFRGFSGVAAQNNLLEENGYLAHDLGASADFTTWQNRFTVKAGLYNGSGESSNDVNNAKTFGARATATVIADEEARPVLRLGAAVVSRDRSVTTTATSTTFSPDSSRRTSAIGLDAEWGDFRPGLHVIADFASGKTLRSGTDCLNGTTAISCRVDVGRNTANLRPNTPDSALATFRSFQVVGGWRWQPDDPNGTRLVKIIEPALRLDYTDPNTSRDDDHGMLITPVLNVYFAQTMVLRAGLDLYRYKDAAGASRSFHAFRLSWQANF, from the coding sequence ATGGCCCGAGTCCTGGCCATCGCAACCTCGGCCGCCTTCGCCACCGGTGCGGCGGCCCAGACCCCCAACATCCGCGTCGCGGGCCGGGTCCAGACCCAGTTCGCCACGGCCTCCGGCGATTCGACCGGCAGCTTCAACCCGAGCGCCGTCGTGAGCTCGTCCTACGAGATCCGGCGGCTCCGTATCCAGGCCGACGTCCGCCTTGGCGACAACATCAACATGGTGCTCCAGCCCTCGTTCGAGATGGGCGCGCTGCGGATGCGCGACGCCTACCTCCGCGTCGTACTGTGGCACAACCCCACGTCGGGGTTCGGCCTCACCATGGGCCAGGAAAAGAAGCCGTTCAACCGCTACGAGCTGACCAGCTCCAACAATCTGCTTTCCATCGAGCGAGGCGCCCGCTTCCGCGGATTCAGCGGCGTGGCGGCACAGAACAACCTCCTCGAAGAGAACGGTTACCTCGCCCACGACCTGGGCGCGAGCGCGGACTTCACCACCTGGCAGAACCGCTTCACGGTCAAGGCCGGCCTATACAACGGCTCCGGCGAGAGCAGCAACGACGTCAACAACGCCAAGACCTTCGGAGCGCGCGCCACGGCGACGGTGATCGCCGACGAGGAGGCCCGACCGGTGCTGCGCCTGGGCGCCGCGGTCGTCTCCCGCGACCGAAGCGTCACCACGACGGCGACCAGCACCACCTTCTCGCCCGACTCCTCGCGCCGGACCTCGGCCATCGGTCTCGACGCCGAGTGGGGCGACTTCCGGCCCGGGCTGCACGTCATCGCCGACTTCGCGTCGGGCAAGACGTTGCGCAGCGGCACCGACTGCCTGAACGGCACGACCGCAATCTCCTGCCGGGTCGACGTCGGCAGGAACACCGCGAATCTTCGTCCCAACACACCGGACTCGGCTTTGGCGACGTTCCGGTCGTTCCAGGTCGTCGGCGGTTGGCGCTGGCAGCCGGACGACCCGAACGGCACGCGACTCGTCAAGATCATCGAGCCCGCGCTGCGCCTGGACTACACCGACCCCAACACGAGCCGTGACGACGACCATGGCATGCTGATCACGCCGGTGCTCAACGTCTATTTCGCGCAGACCATGGTGCTGCGGGCCGGCCTCGACCTGTACCGGTACAAGGACGCGGCGGGCGCGAGCCGATCCTTCCACGCGTTCCGCCTGTCCTGGCAAGCCAACTTCTAG
- the pstS gene encoding phosphate ABC transporter substrate-binding protein PstS, with amino-acid sequence MRKTAIVLLAAGLSAGPLPAQSDIRLTGAGATFPYPIYSKWVLEYTRTRPNVEINYQSIGSGGGIRQFTDRTVDFGATDGPMTDSQITAARGNVLHVPTVLGAVVPIYSVPGLTQQLRFTPEILAAIFLGQITNWNDSRIAAANPGVTLPDRDVLVVHRSDGSGTTYVWTDYLAKVSPEWARRVGKGTAVSWPVGLGGQGNPGVANTVQRTPGAIGYVELVYALQNRIAYGLVRNRAGAFVNATLASTTAAAAAAVAALGEDTDFRVSITDPVGADAYPIASFTWILLPREMSDAVKARTLLEWLWWCTHDAQRFTTDLGYAPLPERVVRLLEARLKSVTVQGRPVLAANYGQESPRRRS; translated from the coding sequence ATGAGAAAGACCGCGATCGTCCTCCTCGCCGCCGGTCTCAGCGCCGGCCCGCTGCCGGCGCAGAGCGACATCCGCCTAACGGGCGCCGGCGCGACGTTCCCGTACCCGATCTACTCGAAGTGGGTATTGGAATACACGCGCACCCGCCCGAACGTCGAGATCAACTACCAGTCCATCGGCTCCGGCGGAGGCATCCGGCAGTTCACCGACCGCACGGTGGACTTCGGCGCCACCGATGGGCCGATGACCGACTCACAGATCACGGCCGCGCGCGGGAATGTGCTGCACGTCCCGACGGTGCTCGGCGCCGTGGTGCCGATCTACAGCGTCCCGGGCTTGACCCAGCAGCTCCGCTTCACCCCGGAGATCCTGGCCGCGATCTTCCTCGGTCAGATCACCAACTGGAACGACAGCCGGATCGCCGCAGCCAACCCCGGCGTCACCCTGCCGGACCGCGACGTGCTCGTGGTGCACCGCTCGGACGGCTCCGGCACTACGTACGTGTGGACGGACTACCTGGCCAAGGTGAGCCCCGAGTGGGCCCGGCGGGTCGGCAAGGGCACCGCGGTGAGCTGGCCCGTCGGACTCGGCGGCCAGGGCAATCCCGGCGTCGCCAACACGGTTCAGCGCACGCCCGGCGCGATCGGCTACGTGGAGCTGGTCTACGCACTCCAGAACCGCATCGCATACGGGCTGGTGCGAAACCGCGCCGGCGCCTTCGTGAACGCGACACTGGCATCGACAACCGCCGCCGCGGCGGCCGCCGTGGCGGCGCTTGGTGAGGACACCGATTTCCGCGTTTCGATCACCGACCCCGTGGGAGCGGACGCCTACCCGATCGCCTCGTTCACCTGGATCTTGCTCCCGCGCGAGATGAGCGACGCCGTGAAGGCCCGCACCCTGCTCGAGTGGCTCTGGTGGTGTACCCACGACGCCCAGCGCTTCACCACCGACCTGGGCTACGCCCCGCTCCCCGAGCGCGTCGTCCGTCTGCTCGAGGCACGTCTCAAGTCGGTGACCGTGCAGGGCCGGCCGGTCCTGGCAGCCAACTACGGCCAGGAGAGCCCGCGTCGCCGAAGCTGA
- the pstC gene encoding phosphate ABC transporter permease subunit PstC produces the protein MTISPVVLHETTAPRLSADERWSALRTVSRADLFYRIVLTVLALSLPLLLLTISGELLVGAWPAIRRFGFGFFARSAWDPVAGDFGALPLIVGTLYSSLVAIVIAVPLALGVSIFLTEFAPRRLRRPVATLVELLATIPSVIYGLWGIFVLIPLLRDVVWPVVRPIVGWMPMFRGTFYGPSVLAGGVILAIMILPYIAAVSREVLLAVPPAQREAALALGATRWEAVWTVILPYGRAGILGAVILGLGRALGETMAVTMLIGNTHEISVSLVQPGYTIASAIANEFAEAVSQLHLAALFYVGLVLFLITVIVNALARVLIWRVARGSAAGSSAV, from the coding sequence GTGACCATATCGCCGGTCGTTCTTCACGAGACCACCGCTCCTCGGCTCTCCGCCGACGAGCGGTGGAGTGCGCTTCGGACCGTGAGCCGCGCGGACCTGTTCTACCGCATCGTGCTCACCGTCCTGGCGCTGTCGCTGCCTTTGCTCCTCCTCACCATCTCGGGGGAGCTGCTGGTTGGCGCGTGGCCGGCCATCCGCCGTTTTGGTTTCGGCTTCTTCGCCCGCAGCGCCTGGGACCCCGTGGCCGGCGACTTCGGCGCGCTCCCGCTCATCGTAGGAACGCTGTACTCCTCGCTCGTCGCGATAGTGATCGCCGTGCCGCTCGCGCTCGGCGTCTCGATCTTCCTCACCGAGTTCGCGCCGCGCCGGCTGCGGCGTCCCGTCGCGACCCTCGTCGAGCTGCTCGCGACGATCCCGAGCGTTATCTACGGGTTGTGGGGGATCTTCGTGCTCATCCCGCTGCTTAGGGACGTGGTCTGGCCGGTGGTGCGTCCCATCGTCGGGTGGATGCCGATGTTCAGGGGAACCTTCTACGGCCCCTCCGTGCTCGCCGGCGGCGTCATCCTCGCCATCATGATCCTCCCCTACATCGCCGCCGTCTCGCGCGAGGTGCTGCTCGCGGTCCCCCCGGCGCAGCGCGAGGCCGCGCTCGCCCTCGGCGCCACCAGGTGGGAAGCGGTGTGGACGGTGATCCTGCCGTACGGCCGCGCCGGGATCCTCGGCGCCGTGATCCTCGGCCTGGGGCGCGCGCTGGGCGAGACGATGGCGGTCACCATGCTGATCGGAAACACCCACGAGATCTCCGTCTCGCTGGTGCAGCCCGGGTACACCATCGCCTCCGCGATCGCCAACGAGTTCGCCGAGGCGGTGAGCCAACTGCACCTCGCCGCGCTGTTCTATGTCGGGCTCGTGCTATTCCTCATAACCGTGATCGTGAACGCCCTGGCGCGCGTTCTCATCTGGCGCGTCGCGCGCGGGTCCGCGGCCGGAAGCTCGGCGGTCTGA
- the pstA gene encoding phosphate ABC transporter permease PstA: MSSRTARRIVGAAMTGATYGAAALALLPLAAILAMLLLKGAGSLDWNFFTKSSVPLGEDGGGFAHAIAGTMLIVGVACAIGIPVGVGAGIFLAEFGNGLLGWLVRFVADTLNGTPSIVIGIFAWTWIVRPTGRFSGLAGAAALACILVPIIARTTEEMVRLVPNSLREAALALGYPRWRTSLQVVVRTAGTGIVTGCLVALARVAGETAPLLFTALGNQFFSTNLLGAMAALPLQVYAYAVGPYEEWHRQAWAGALVLILLVLIIGTAARIVTGGRRAGG; this comes from the coding sequence ATGTCGTCGCGCACCGCCCGCCGCATCGTCGGAGCCGCGATGACCGGCGCCACCTACGGCGCCGCCGCGCTCGCCCTACTGCCGCTCGCCGCGATACTCGCGATGCTCCTGCTCAAGGGCGCCGGCTCGCTCGACTGGAACTTCTTCACCAAGTCGAGTGTCCCGCTGGGCGAGGACGGCGGCGGTTTCGCGCACGCCATCGCCGGCACGATGCTCATCGTCGGGGTGGCCTGCGCCATCGGCATCCCGGTGGGGGTGGGCGCGGGCATCTTCCTCGCGGAGTTCGGGAACGGGCTCCTCGGCTGGCTGGTGCGCTTCGTGGCAGATACGTTGAACGGCACTCCTTCGATCGTCATCGGCATCTTCGCGTGGACCTGGATCGTTCGACCTACCGGCCGCTTCTCGGGCCTCGCGGGCGCGGCAGCGCTGGCCTGCATCCTCGTGCCGATCATCGCGCGTACCACGGAGGAGATGGTCCGCCTGGTGCCGAACTCGCTGCGCGAGGCCGCGCTCGCCCTGGGCTACCCGCGCTGGCGCACCTCGCTCCAGGTGGTGGTCCGCACCGCGGGAACGGGCATCGTCACCGGCTGCCTGGTCGCCCTGGCGCGGGTGGCCGGCGAGACGGCGCCGCTCCTGTTCACCGCGCTCGGCAACCAGTTCTTCTCCACCAACCTCCTGGGCGCGATGGCGGCGCTGCCGCTCCAGGTGTACGCGTACGCGGTGGGCCCGTACGAGGAGTGGCACCGGCAGGCGTGGGCCGGGGCGCTGGTCCTCATCCTGCTGGTGTTGATCATCGGAACCGCGGCCCGCATCGTGACCGGGGGAAGACGTGCCGGTGGTTGA
- the pstB gene encoding phosphate ABC transporter ATP-binding protein PstB: MAAVGLTAWYGGTSAIRDVTLSVRANTVTALIGPSGCGKSTFLRSLNRMHELVPDARVAGRVLLDGHDIYAPGVNPIQVRRSIGMVFQKPTPFPTMSVAENVAAGLRVGPKLGRAEREAIVERALRRAALWDEVKDRLHHSALDLSGGQQQRLCVARTLAPEPEVLLLDEPTASLDPVGTARIEELVRELKCDFTVIIVTHNLQQAARVSDVTAFFYLGDLVEVGPTTQIFTAPARAQTEAYVTGRFG, translated from the coding sequence ATGGCTGCCGTGGGCCTGACCGCCTGGTACGGCGGGACATCCGCCATCCGGGACGTGACGCTGAGCGTCCGCGCCAACACCGTGACTGCCCTGATCGGCCCTTCCGGATGCGGCAAGTCCACCTTCCTGCGCTCGCTCAACCGCATGCACGAGCTGGTGCCGGATGCGCGCGTCGCGGGCCGCGTCCTCCTCGACGGCCACGACATCTACGCCCCCGGCGTCAACCCCATCCAGGTACGCCGCAGCATCGGCATGGTCTTCCAGAAGCCGACGCCGTTCCCGACGATGTCCGTCGCGGAAAACGTGGCCGCCGGTCTCAGGGTAGGTCCGAAGCTCGGTCGCGCCGAGCGCGAAGCGATCGTCGAGCGCGCCCTGCGCCGGGCCGCGCTCTGGGACGAGGTGAAGGACCGCCTGCACCATTCCGCACTGGATCTGTCGGGCGGGCAGCAGCAGCGCCTCTGCGTCGCCCGCACCCTCGCGCCGGAGCCGGAGGTCCTGCTGCTCGACGAGCCCACGGCCTCGCTCGATCCGGTCGGCACCGCGCGCATCGAGGAGCTGGTCCGCGAACTCAAGTGCGACTTCACCGTGATCATCGTGACGCACAACCTCCAGCAGGCCGCGCGGGTCTCCGACGTGACCGCCTTCTTCTACCTCGGAGACCTGGTCGAGGTCGGGCCTACTACCCAGATCTTCACGGCGCCCGCTCGCGCGCAGACCGAGGCGTACGTGACCGGACGGTTCGGATGA
- the pstB gene encoding phosphate ABC transporter ATP-binding protein PstB encodes MSAVAPAVLEASVVGAGPALRAERYSFWYGPSQALFEVSLDVARHTVTALIGPSGCGKSTFLRSVNRLQELLPNTQHTGEILFDGGSVFRRGVDPVELRRRIGMVFQRPNPFPKSVFDNVAYGPRVSGAASERDMPGIVERSLRRAALWDEVKDRLDDPGTSLSGGQQQRLCIARALANEPEMLLMDEPCSALDPIATMRIEELIVELKREVTIVIVTHNMQQAARVSDDTGFFYLGRLVEFGPTERIFTSPADERTEAYITGRFG; translated from the coding sequence ATGAGCGCCGTCGCTCCCGCCGTGCTCGAAGCGAGCGTCGTCGGCGCCGGCCCCGCGCTCCGGGCGGAGCGGTATTCCTTCTGGTACGGCCCGAGCCAGGCGTTGTTCGAGGTCTCGCTCGACGTCGCCCGCCACACCGTCACCGCCCTCATCGGCCCGTCCGGTTGCGGGAAGTCGACCTTCCTGCGGTCCGTGAACCGGCTCCAGGAGCTGCTGCCGAACACGCAGCACACCGGCGAGATCCTTTTCGACGGAGGATCGGTCTTCCGCCGCGGCGTGGATCCCGTCGAGCTCCGACGGCGAATCGGCATGGTGTTCCAGCGCCCGAACCCGTTCCCGAAAAGCGTCTTCGACAACGTGGCCTACGGGCCCCGCGTGAGCGGAGCAGCCTCGGAGCGGGACATGCCCGGCATCGTCGAGCGCTCGCTCCGCCGCGCCGCGCTCTGGGATGAGGTGAAGGACCGGCTCGACGACCCGGGCACGTCGCTGTCCGGCGGGCAGCAGCAGCGCCTGTGCATCGCGCGCGCCCTTGCCAACGAGCCCGAGATGTTGCTCATGGACGAACCCTGCTCGGCCCTCGATCCGATCGCCACCATGCGCATCGAGGAGCTGATCGTCGAGCTGAAACGCGAAGTCACCATAGTCATCGTCACCCACAACATGCAGCAGGCGGCGCGCGTGTCCGACGACACCGGATTCTTCTATCTCGGCCGGCTCGTCGAGTTCGGGCCCACCGAGCGGATCTTCACCAGTCCGGCGGACGAGCGCACCGAGGCCTACATCACAGGGAGATTCGGATGA
- the phoU gene encoding phosphate signaling complex protein PhoU: MSEGPVRHFHEELAILKQRLIALSSEAEEAVGNAVAALLKRDRQMAQAVIRGDRIINTQESSIEEQAFQLIALHQPMARDLRLIFSAIRIVHNLERVGDHAVNIAQSAERLLEYPHIIPEPEIVEMARQSRQMLGDSLSAFVRGDGPLAREVCRRDDAVDSLNDSVFRILLTHMMEDQRSIGPCMELLLVSRNLERVADLATNIAEDVVFVAEGKTIKHHAEDEFQSGSDGHSGGT; the protein is encoded by the coding sequence ATGAGCGAAGGACCGGTGCGGCACTTCCACGAAGAGCTCGCGATCCTCAAGCAGCGGCTGATCGCCCTGTCGAGCGAGGCGGAGGAAGCCGTGGGAAACGCGGTCGCAGCGCTGTTGAAGCGCGACCGGCAGATGGCGCAGGCGGTAATCCGCGGCGACCGCATCATCAACACCCAGGAAAGCAGCATCGAGGAGCAGGCGTTCCAGTTGATCGCGCTCCACCAGCCGATGGCCCGCGATCTCCGACTTATCTTTTCCGCGATCAGGATCGTGCACAACCTCGAGCGGGTCGGCGACCACGCGGTCAACATCGCGCAGTCGGCAGAGCGGCTGCTCGAGTACCCGCACATCATCCCTGAGCCGGAAATCGTCGAGATGGCCCGGCAGTCGCGCCAGATGCTCGGGGACTCCCTTTCGGCCTTCGTTCGGGGGGACGGCCCGCTCGCCCGGGAGGTCTGCCGCCGCGACGATGCCGTGGACTCCCTCAACGACTCCGTCTTCCGGATCCTCCTCACCCACATGATGGAGGACCAGCGGAGCATCGGGCCTTGCATGGAGCTGCTCCTGGTGAGCCGGAACCTGGAACGCGTGGCCGACCTCGCCACGAACATCGCCGAGGATGTAGTATTCGTAGCTGAAGGAAAGACCATCAAACACCACGCCGAAGACGAGTTCCAGTCAGGGTCCGATGGGCATTCGGGAGGCACATAA
- a CDS encoding thymidylate kinase, translating into MIVVEGIDGSGKSTQLSLLQTFLLSEGYDVSFTEWNSSPLVKDTTKRGKKKNLFSPTTFSLIHATDFADRHERSILPPLQSGLVVLADRWAYTAFARDYVRGCDPEWLRNLYEFATRPDLSLYFRVDIDTSVARITGGRIQPRYHEAGMDLGLSPDPITSFRLFQSKVLEVYEGVAKEFELTVIDGSRSVVEQQREARRLVKPLLKGLRRTGLTRPVLAAR; encoded by the coding sequence TTGATCGTCGTCGAAGGCATCGACGGCTCGGGGAAGTCCACCCAGCTCTCGCTCCTCCAGACGTTCCTGCTGTCGGAGGGGTACGACGTGTCGTTCACCGAGTGGAACTCGAGCCCGCTCGTGAAGGACACGACCAAGCGCGGGAAGAAGAAGAATCTCTTTTCGCCCACGACCTTCTCGCTCATCCACGCCACCGACTTCGCCGACCGCCACGAGCGCTCCATCCTGCCGCCGCTCCAGTCCGGCCTGGTGGTGCTCGCGGACCGCTGGGCGTACACCGCTTTCGCGCGCGACTACGTGCGCGGCTGCGACCCCGAGTGGCTCCGCAACCTGTATGAGTTCGCGACCCGGCCCGACCTCTCGCTCTACTTCCGGGTGGACATCGACACGTCGGTCGCGCGCATCACCGGCGGCCGCATCCAGCCCAGGTACCACGAGGCCGGCATGGACCTCGGCCTCTCGCCCGATCCCATCACCAGCTTCCGGCTCTTCCAGAGCAAGGTGCTCGAGGTCTACGAGGGCGTGGCCAAGGAGTTCGAGCTGACGGTCATCGACGGCTCGCGATCGGTCGTGGAGCAGCAGCGCGAGGCGCGGCGCCTCGTAAAGCCGCTTCTCAAGGGCCTTCGGCGCACCGGACTCACCCGCCCGGTCCTGGCGGCGCGCTGA
- a CDS encoding thymidylate kinase: METRFYGSGLGRLEVGALPGHLIVIEGADGVGRSTHIELLQGWLEGHGFAVASTGLKRSALTRRGIVSAKQGHSFDRTTMSLFYATDVADRIEHEVIPALRSGFVVLSDRYVFTTMARGLVRGLHREWLDKLYGFALVPERVLFLRLDPDELIRRTLRRGAELDYWESGRDIGLAPDLYSSFRQYQSLILQEFDRMAETYCFTTIDASRSVEEVQSDLRRELAGLLDPTLLAPMGDATD, translated from the coding sequence ATGGAGACCCGCTTCTACGGCAGCGGGCTCGGCAGGCTCGAGGTCGGGGCGCTCCCAGGGCACCTCATCGTGATCGAGGGCGCCGACGGCGTCGGCCGCTCCACGCACATCGAACTGCTCCAGGGCTGGCTCGAGGGCCATGGCTTCGCCGTCGCCTCCACCGGGCTGAAGCGCTCAGCGCTCACGCGCCGCGGCATCGTGTCGGCCAAGCAAGGGCACTCCTTCGACCGCACGACGATGTCCCTCTTCTACGCCACCGACGTCGCCGACCGGATCGAGCACGAGGTCATCCCGGCGCTGCGCTCCGGCTTCGTCGTGCTGTCCGACCGCTACGTCTTCACCACCATGGCGCGCGGGCTGGTCCGCGGCCTCCATCGCGAGTGGCTCGACAAGCTGTACGGCTTCGCGCTGGTCCCGGAGCGGGTCCTGTTCCTCCGCCTCGACCCCGACGAGCTGATCCGCCGCACCCTGCGCCGCGGCGCCGAGCTGGACTACTGGGAATCCGGCCGAGACATCGGCCTCGCGCCGGACCTCTACTCGTCGTTCCGCCAGTACCAGTCGCTGATTCTCCAGGAGTTCGACCGGATGGCGGAGACGTACTGCTTCACGACGATCGACGCCTCGCGCTCGGTCGAGGAAGTGCAGTCCGACCTCCGCCGCGAGCTGGCGGGGCTCCTTGATCCCACGCTTCTCGCGCCGATGGGCGATGCCACCGACTGA
- a CDS encoding Ppx/GppA phosphatase family protein produces the protein MPPTERFAAIDVGSNSIRCLIAERGDDGHLHVIDDLKDQPRLARGLAATGRLSDEAIERAIEALGRMKQAAERRGATRVALVATSAVRDASNGADFAERVKREIGIPLEVIDGETEARLAFLSVREHFAIVRGRTIVADIGGGSLELVLAVGGMVEHVVSLPFGAVRMTEQYLSDHRPTEAAVRRLRSAVRRRLRRALVAREWNGAKLYGSGGTFTNAARVAAFRDQGSEPTGGVHGGTLSLAELQRILEWLSTLSLEERLKVGGLNPERADIIVAGLAVAAEVLERFDARGVTVSAFGLREGLLLHLATPTDEQQPSRAKALRRFADRCRTDRRHVEQVLRLSKRLFDTLGKHLGCVPADWELLEAAALLHDVGQLVSYQSHHKHSYHLIAHAESLPFSPRDRMLVAVISRYHRSRPPTKKHPEFAVLEPEERARVRRIVALLRVADGLDRGHVAAVEAMKIRVMPGRLLIDVVPRLATTDLKLELWGAKRKADLLEKLLEKEVVVRAAAVAETKKAAS, from the coding sequence ATGCCACCGACTGAGCGTTTCGCGGCGATAGACGTCGGATCCAACTCGATCCGCTGCCTGATCGCCGAGCGCGGCGACGACGGCCACCTCCACGTCATAGACGACCTCAAGGACCAGCCGCGCCTGGCGCGCGGCCTCGCGGCCACCGGCCGCCTCTCTGATGAGGCGATCGAGCGGGCCATCGAAGCCCTGGGCCGAATGAAGCAGGCGGCCGAGCGGCGGGGCGCGACGCGGGTCGCCCTGGTAGCGACCTCGGCCGTCCGCGACGCTTCGAACGGCGCCGACTTCGCCGAGCGGGTGAAGCGCGAGATCGGCATCCCCCTCGAGGTCATCGACGGCGAGACCGAGGCTCGCCTCGCGTTCCTGTCGGTGCGCGAGCACTTCGCCATCGTCCGGGGACGCACCATCGTGGCGGACATCGGCGGCGGGAGCCTGGAGCTGGTACTGGCCGTGGGTGGCATGGTGGAGCACGTCGTCTCACTCCCCTTTGGCGCGGTGCGGATGACGGAGCAGTACCTCTCGGATCACCGGCCGACCGAAGCCGCGGTGCGCCGGCTCAGGAGCGCGGTCCGCCGGCGCCTGCGCCGCGCGCTCGTGGCGCGCGAGTGGAACGGCGCGAAGCTCTACGGCTCCGGCGGGACGTTCACCAACGCGGCCCGGGTCGCGGCATTCCGCGATCAGGGAAGCGAGCCGACGGGAGGCGTCCACGGCGGCACGCTCTCGCTCGCGGAGCTGCAACGGATCCTCGAGTGGCTGAGCACGCTCTCTCTCGAGGAACGCCTCAAGGTTGGCGGCCTCAACCCCGAGCGCGCCGACATCATCGTCGCTGGACTCGCGGTGGCGGCCGAAGTCCTCGAGCGGTTCGACGCGCGCGGCGTGACCGTCTCGGCGTTCGGGCTGCGCGAAGGGTTGCTGCTGCACCTCGCCACGCCGACCGACGAGCAGCAGCCCAGCCGCGCCAAGGCGCTGCGCCGCTTCGCCGACCGCTGCCGCACCGACCGGCGTCACGTGGAGCAGGTGCTTCGGCTCTCCAAGCGGCTATTCGACACCCTGGGCAAGCACCTGGGCTGCGTGCCGGCGGACTGGGAGCTGCTGGAGGCGGCGGCGCTGCTCCACGACGTCGGGCAGTTGGTCTCGTACCAGAGCCATCACAAGCACAGCTACCACCTCATCGCGCACGCCGAGTCGCTGCCGTTCTCGCCGAGGGACCGGATGCTGGTGGCGGTGATCAGCCGCTACCACCGCAGCCGCCCACCGACCAAGAAGCATCCCGAGTTTGCGGTGCTGGAGCCCGAGGAGCGTGCCCGGGTGCGCCGGATCGTGGCGCTGCTGCGCGTCGCGGACGGGCTGGACCGCGGGCACGTGGCGGCGGTCGAAGCGATGAAGATCCGGGTGATGCCTGGAAGACTGCTGATTGACGTGGTGCCGCGCCTCGCCACGACCGACCTCAAGCTCGAGCTTTGGGGCGCGAAGAGGAAAGCGGACTTGCTGGAGAAGTTGTTGGAGAAGGAAGTGGTGGTGCGCGCCGCGGCGGTCGCGGAGACCAAGAAAGCGGCGAGCTAG
- the deoC gene encoding deoxyribose-phosphate aldolase, which produces MSRGALALALAPATQPAAVAITDISWRGPNVMKAAWSPAKGARRVADFVDHTLLKAEATRKEVVKLCGEARQHRFAAVCVNAGWVELCAKELEGAEVAVATVCGFPLGATTSRAKAAEAAEAVAGGAGEVDMVIALGRAKGGEWAYVEDDIRAVVEASRRAIVKVIIESSALTSEEIVKASAIAKEAGAHFVKTSTGFHASGGATTEAVRLMRLVVGDDLGVKASGGVRDCATALAMIAAGASRIGTSSGVGFVTCLGPGPLPLAELLKQPHAHGASCTSGTCAPAGGGGQPY; this is translated from the coding sequence GTGAGCAGGGGGGCGTTGGCGCTGGCCCTGGCGCCGGCGACGCAACCCGCGGCGGTCGCCATCACGGACATCTCCTGGCGCGGGCCGAACGTGATGAAGGCGGCGTGGTCACCGGCGAAGGGCGCGCGCCGGGTGGCGGACTTCGTGGACCACACGCTGCTCAAGGCCGAGGCGACCCGCAAGGAAGTCGTGAAGCTGTGCGGGGAGGCGCGGCAGCACCGGTTCGCGGCGGTGTGCGTGAACGCAGGGTGGGTCGAGCTCTGCGCGAAGGAGCTGGAAGGCGCCGAGGTCGCGGTCGCCACGGTGTGCGGGTTCCCGCTCGGCGCCACCACGTCGCGAGCCAAGGCGGCTGAGGCGGCTGAGGCCGTGGCCGGCGGCGCGGGCGAGGTGGACATGGTGATCGCGCTGGGCCGCGCGAAGGGCGGTGAGTGGGCCTACGTCGAGGACGACATCCGGGCGGTCGTGGAAGCGTCGCGGCGCGCCATCGTCAAAGTGATAATCGAAAGCTCAGCTTTGACGAGCGAGGAGATCGTGAAGGCCTCCGCGATCGCGAAGGAGGCCGGCGCGCACTTCGTCAAGACCTCCACCGGCTTCCACGCCTCGGGCGGCGCCACGACCGAAGCGGTCCGGCTGATGCGGCTGGTGGTGGGTGACGATCTGGGCGTGAAGGCGTCGGGCGGGGTGCGGGACTGCGCGACCGCCCTGGCGATGATCGCCGCCGGTGCGAGCCGGATCGGGACGTCGAGCGGGGTGGGGTTCGTGACGTGTCTCGGGCCGGGGCCCTTGCCGCTGGCCGAGCTGCTGAAGCAGCCGCACGCGCACGGGGCGTCGTGCACCAGCGGGACGTGTGCGCCGGCAGGGGGGGGTGGGCAGCCGTACTGA
- a CDS encoding EutN/CcmL family microcompartment protein, which yields MYLGTVVGDVVSTHKNERLEGKKLLLVRRLSLDLKPEGTEVICLDVVDAGVGDKVLVVQEGSSARKIFDDQWIPVQAVIVGVLDRVDIRGRQVL from the coding sequence GTGTACCTTGGCACCGTGGTCGGCGATGTTGTTTCCACGCACAAGAATGAACGGCTCGAAGGGAAGAAGCTGCTGCTGGTGCGGCGGCTTTCCCTCGACCTGAAGCCTGAGGGCACGGAAGTCATCTGCCTCGACGTGGTGGACGCGGGCGTGGGTGACAAGGTGCTCGTGGTGCAGGAGGGTTCGTCGGCGCGGAAGATCTTCGACGATCAATGGATACCCGTGCAGGCGGTGATAGTGGGCGTGCTGGATCGAGTGGACATACGCGGGAGGCAGGTCCTGTGA